In Apium graveolens cultivar Ventura chromosome 10, ASM990537v1, whole genome shotgun sequence, the following are encoded in one genomic region:
- the LOC141692318 gene encoding uncharacterized protein LOC141692318, whose product MDSTGCVSRVSNTTNPTLTKTSFHQSRGAPFSPPLVRFFSTLPSRPCSFSAATKHNNGHLYKAKGMSAEYSPEMELTSLTALCPLDGRYWNKVKDLSPYLSEYGLIHFRVLVEIQWLLKLSQIPEVTEVPSFTEDAQSYLESLVDDFSISDALEVKKIEKVTNHDVKAVEYFLKEKCQSDPEIAKVLEFFHFSCTSEDINNLAHGLMLNKAVNLVILPAMDELIKSIRDMAEANAHIPMLSRTHGQPASPTTLGKEMIIFAERLSRERDDVSKVEIFGKFAGAVGNYNAHLVAYPDVDWPHIAEEFVTCLGLSFNAYVTQIEPHDYMAKLFDTIVRFNNILVDFDRDIWGYISLGYFKQITKAGEVGSSTMPHKVNPIDFENSEGNLGIANAYLSHFSSKLPISRWQRDLTDSTVLRNMGVALGHALLAYRSALQGISKLQVNEAALYKDLNQAWEVLAEPIQTVMRRYGVPEPYEKLKALTRGKGITRESIMEFIVGLDIPKDAKTNLLNLTPQTYIGVAAELARNVNGTTDSINGARVVDYESKRVG is encoded by the exons ATGGACTCAACTGGTTGTGTTTCTAGGGTTTCAAACACCACTAATCCAACTTTAACAAAAACCTCTTTTCATCAATCCCGAGGCGCTCCTTTCTCTCCTCCACTTGTTCGCTTCTTCTCCACACTCCCTTCTCGTCCCTGCTCTTTCAGTGCCGCCACTAAACACAACAACGGACATCTCTACAAG GCCAAAGGAATGTCTGCTGAATATTCTCCTGAAATGGAGCTCACAAGTTTAACAGCTTTATGCCCATTGGATGGTCGGTATTGGAATAAAGTGAAGGATCTGTCTCCTTATTTGAGTGAATATGGCCTAATACACTTTAGAGTTCTAGTTGAG ATACAATGGTTGTTGAAACTTTCGCAAATTCCTGAAGTGACCGAGGTGCCAAGCTTTACAGAAGATGCTCAGTCATACTTAGAAAGCTTGGTTGATGATTTTAGCATAAGTGATGCTTTGGaggttaaaaaaattgaaaaagtaACCAACCATGATGTGAAAGCAGTGGAGTATTTCTTGAAAGAAAAATGTCAATCTGATCCTGAAATAGCCAAG GTGCTTGAATTTTTTCATTTTTCCTGCACGTCTGAGGACATCAACAATCTGGCCCACGGTTTGATGCTGAACAAAGCAGTTAACCTTGTCATACTTCCTGCCATGGATGAGTTGATAAAGTCAATTCGTGACATGGCAGAAGCAAATGCTCATATACCTATGCTTTCTCGTACCCATGGTCAG CCAGCTTCACCTACAACATTGGGGAAGGAAATGATAATTTTTGCGGAGAGGTTAAGTAGAGAAAGGGATGATGTCTCTAAAGTTGAGATATTCGGAAAATTTGCTGGTGCAGTTGGCAACTACAATGCTCATCTTGTTGCATATCCTGATGTTGACTGGCCTCATATCGCTGAAGAATTCGTAACATGTCTGGGCCTGAGCTTTAATGCATACGTAACACAG ATTGAACCTCATGACTATATGGCAAAACTTTTTGATACAATCGTCCGGTTCAACAACATATTGGTTGATTTTGATAGAGATATATGGGGATACATTTCGTTAGGTTACTTCAAGCAG ATAACAAAGGCTGGTGAGGTTGGGTCTTCAACAATGCCTCACAAGGTGAACCCAATTGATTTCGAAAATAGTGAAGGCAATCTTGGTATTGCCAATGCATATCTATCTCACTTCAGCAGTAAGCTGCCTATCTCCCGGTGGCAG CGGGATTTAACTGATTCTACTGTCCTTCGAAACATGGGCGTGGCATTAGGACATGCACTTCTTGCATACAGAAGTGCATTACAGGGTATATCCAAGCTTCAG GTTAATGAAGCTGCTTTATATAAAGATCTGAATCAAGCATGGGAGGTGCTTGCAGAACCGATACAAACT GTCATGCGTAGGTATGGGGTTCCAGAGCCGTATGAGAAACTGAAAGCGCTAACTAGAGGAAAAGGAATTACCAGGGAAAGTATAATGGAGTTCATTGTGGGGCTGGATATACCGAAAGATGCAAAAACAAATCTCTTAAACTTGACACCACAAACTTATATTGGAGTCGCAGCAGAATTGGCAAGGAACGTGAATGGAACTACAGATTCCATCAACGGGGCCAGAGTAGTAGATTATGAGAGTAAAAGAGTTGGGTGA